A genomic stretch from Helianthus annuus cultivar XRQ/B chromosome 1, HanXRQr2.0-SUNRISE, whole genome shotgun sequence includes:
- the LOC110869528 gene encoding uncharacterized protein LOC110869528 translates to MRMEDLISDRLKLLNILLVIISNVNVITRYNFDPVMRSRLWWYNFDPVMRSRLGWCIEWLQANFLVLDDIMNESHTHTENFMTGYQLVFYRENLTLGCSHSRYFLCMFVTL, encoded by the exons ATGCGAATGGAAGATTTGATCAGCGACAGGTTGAAATTGCTTAATATTTTGTTGGTAATAATATCGAACGTAAACGTCATAACAAG GTACAACTTTGATCCGGTGATGAGAAGCCGTCTATGGTG GTACAACTTTGATCCGGTGATGAGAAGCCGTCTTGGTTGGTGCATTGAATGG CTTCAAGCAAACTTTCTTGTGCTTGATGATATCATGAATGAGTCTCATACACACACAG AGAACTTCATGACAGGATATCAGTTGGTTTTTTATAGGGAAAATCTTACACTCGGATGCTCACACTCAAGAT ATTTTCTTTGCATGTTTGTGACCTTATAG